In a genomic window of Gopherus evgoodei ecotype Sinaloan lineage chromosome 14, rGopEvg1_v1.p, whole genome shotgun sequence:
- the LOC115635220 gene encoding von Willebrand factor A domain-containing protein 5A-like — MGQHLQILQPQRRTPETVQLEFIDEFVRPSEGWDREDITQGVPRVSQGELSYTLNLSATLQSPHGINRLLSNCPLTPLSYTAGKRTSAQSVGYTMAESLQCVQQPQADLGGTEILALLQAIYRSPCQDGHLRQLFVFTDGEVGNTQDVIAEVPHHQGGHRSFFFSIGEGASTALVKGIAWAAGGSAEFITGQDRMQPKALQSLKRVLQPAVTGISLCWDLLS; from the exons ATGGGGCAACATTTGCAAATTCTCCAGCCCCAGCGTCGCACCCCAGAAACTGTCCAGCTTGAGTTCATTGATGAGTTCGTCAGGCCATCCGAGG GATGGGACAGGGAGGACATCACCCAGGGGGTCCCGCGAGTCTCCCAGGGGGAGCTGTCCTATACCCTGAACCTGAGCGCCACACTGCAGTCGCCTCACGGCATCAACCGCTTGCTCTCCAactgccccctcactcccctgaGCTACACGGCTGGGAAACGGACCAGCGCCCAG AGCGTAGGATACACCATGGCTGAGTCCCTGCAGTGCGTCCAGCAGCCCCAGGCCGACCTGGGGGGCACTGAGATCTTGGCGCTGCTACAAGCCATTtaccgcagcccctgccaggacGGGCACCTGCGCCAG ctctttgtGTTCACAGACGGGGAGGTGGGGAACACCCAGGACGTCATTGCCGAGGTGCCGCATCACCAGGGGGGCCACAGGT CCTTCTTCTTCAGCATCGGGGAAGGGGCCTCCACGGCTCTGGTCAAAGGCATCgcctgggcagcagggggcagcgccgAGTTCATCACGGGCCAGGACCGCATGCAGCCCAag GCACTGCAGTCTCTGAAGCGGGTCCTGCAGCCGGCCGTGACCGGGATCTCGCTGTGCTGGGatctgctgtcataa